Proteins found in one Paenibacillus borealis genomic segment:
- a CDS encoding HD-GYP domain-containing protein, producing the protein MKVHVTDLKHGDCLMTDTFNGVGLHVLPKGTHVEREEISILIRHKIHYVDIEPRSMQQTGSEEEQSHGLHDDFDHAILNYESIFLEALTQGSFSQSMVDDTLKPLLETLDGQKDVVSLLLLLDRDDIDTYHHSLQVGLLSYYIASWMGYSKEERYLISRAGYLHDIGKSQVPLSILNKPGILTGSEIEELARHTSYGYDLIRGSKLDEVTALVALQHHEYEDGSGYPKQLLKNNIHPYTQIVTVANIYMSLTTSTLNRPKQGLVTVLRKVHEMGFGQLNGTVVQALTGHLLPSFVGKNVQLSNGEMGMIVMNNPLDLFKPLVKVDEGFRDLSRERSLSVVEVFN; encoded by the coding sequence TTGAAAGTACATGTCACGGATCTCAAACACGGCGATTGTCTTATGACAGACACTTTCAACGGTGTAGGTCTGCATGTTCTCCCCAAAGGGACGCATGTTGAACGGGAGGAGATCAGTATCCTCATCCGGCACAAAATTCATTATGTGGATATTGAGCCGCGCAGTATGCAGCAAACGGGCAGTGAAGAAGAGCAAAGTCACGGATTGCATGATGATTTCGATCACGCTATCCTGAATTATGAATCTATTTTTCTGGAAGCATTGACCCAGGGGAGCTTCTCGCAGTCCATGGTCGATGATACATTGAAACCGCTTTTGGAAACATTGGATGGGCAAAAGGACGTAGTCTCCCTGCTGCTTCTGCTGGACCGGGATGACATTGATACATATCATCATTCTTTACAGGTTGGCTTACTATCATATTATATTGCATCATGGATGGGCTACTCCAAGGAGGAGCGTTATCTGATCAGCCGCGCCGGCTACCTTCATGATATCGGCAAAAGCCAGGTTCCCCTGTCGATCCTGAACAAACCGGGTATTCTAACCGGTTCTGAAATAGAGGAACTGGCACGCCACACCTCCTATGGTTATGATCTGATCCGCGGCTCCAAGCTGGATGAGGTTACAGCACTCGTAGCGCTGCAGCACCATGAATACGAGGATGGCTCTGGATATCCGAAGCAGCTGCTCAAAAATAATATTCACCCGTACACTCAAATTGTTACCGTAGCCAACATATATATGTCCTTGACTACTTCAACCTTGAACCGTCCGAAGCAAGGACTGGTTACAGTATTGCGCAAGGTACATGAGATGGGCTTCGGCCAGTTGAACGGAACGGTTGTACAGGCACTTACCGGACATTTGCTGCCAAGCTTCGTAGGTAAGAATGTTCAGCTCAGCAACGGCGAAATGGGCATGATTGTAATGAATAACCCGCTGGATCTGTTCAAGCCGCTGGTAAAGGTGGACGAGGGCTTCAGAGATTTGTCCCGTGAGCGCAGCCTGTCTGTAGTTGAAGTCTTTAATTGA
- a CDS encoding GTP pyrophosphokinase, whose translation MNADNQLEKFKQIKYELTRFMMIYKFALAEMETKIEILKEEFQLLHDYSPIEHTKSRIKSPESIMNKMLRKNSELSLTQIRSSIKDIAGLRITCSFISDIYQVSAMLQKQDDLKVLAVKDYIKNPKPNGYQSLHLLIEVPVFMSDCQEHVCVEVQIRTIAMDFWASLEHKIFYKYSQAVPEHLTRELKNAADKANALDLQMERLHREIQEIKDAQEDEDSFSGLREIIINNQQFNLPANFIKLLGE comes from the coding sequence ATGAATGCCGACAATCAATTAGAGAAATTCAAGCAGATTAAATACGAGCTTACCCGGTTTATGATGATTTACAAATTCGCCCTCGCCGAAATGGAGACCAAGATTGAGATTCTCAAAGAGGAATTTCAGCTGCTCCATGACTACAGTCCGATCGAGCATACCAAATCGCGGATTAAATCCCCGGAGAGCATTATGAATAAAATGCTGCGCAAGAACAGCGAGCTGTCACTCACACAGATCAGATCCAGCATCAAGGATATTGCCGGGCTGCGCATCACCTGCTCGTTCATTTCGGATATCTATCAGGTCAGTGCCATGCTGCAGAAGCAGGACGATCTCAAGGTGCTGGCGGTCAAGGATTATATCAAGAACCCGAAGCCGAACGGATACCAGAGTCTGCATCTGCTCATAGAGGTTCCGGTGTTTATGTCTGACTGCCAGGAGCATGTCTGTGTAGAGGTCCAGATCCGTACGATTGCCATGGACTTCTGGGCCAGTCTGGAGCATAAAATTTTCTATAAATACAGCCAGGCGGTTCCCGAGCATCTGACCCGTGAACTCAAGAATGCGGCAGACAAAGCGAATGCACTCGATCTGCAGATGGAGCGGCTGCACCGTGAGATTCAGGAAATCAAGGATGCCCAGGAGGACGAGGATTCCTTCTCCGGACTGCGGGAGATTATCATCAATAATCAGCAGTTTAACCTGCCGGCAAACTTTATTAAGCTGCTAGGGGAATAG
- a CDS encoding Cof-type HAD-IIB family hydrolase, which translates to MYRKAYVTDLDGTLLNSEQKLTDYTVQVITEAMERGIIISFATARGFISADSVVADISWKYPLILYNGALIYDSMTHKVIAGYWLDPVISGEIITIGRTCGITPFHFLLDAADGERVLYEAPIRTGDVEFYKSRMNDVRFREVKRLDCPPDHRTVVITYIGRLEELAPLHQKVLDRFGSEVHIHFMKDIYIKDHYFLEFSHPDANKSQGLKLWAQHMGLDTADVVVFGDHLNDLGLFAAAGTGVAVENAHEDLKAVAHRITASNNENGVAVFLAETMNKGEMTGE; encoded by the coding sequence ATGTACAGAAAGGCCTATGTTACGGATCTGGATGGAACCCTGCTGAACTCGGAACAGAAGCTTACTGACTACACAGTGCAGGTAATTACAGAAGCGATGGAACGGGGAATCATAATCAGCTTCGCTACAGCGAGAGGATTCATCAGTGCAGACAGCGTAGTAGCGGATATTTCCTGGAAATATCCGCTTATTCTTTATAATGGGGCACTTATCTATGACAGCATGACGCACAAAGTGATTGCCGGTTACTGGCTGGACCCCGTTATTTCCGGGGAAATCATCACGATAGGGCGAACCTGCGGAATAACTCCGTTTCATTTCCTGCTGGATGCAGCGGACGGCGAGCGGGTGCTTTATGAAGCGCCTATCCGCACAGGAGATGTGGAGTTTTACAAGTCCCGTATGAATGATGTACGTTTCCGTGAGGTGAAGCGGCTTGATTGTCCGCCAGATCACCGGACGGTGGTGATAACTTACATCGGAAGGCTGGAGGAGTTGGCACCGTTGCATCAGAAAGTGCTTGACCGCTTCGGTTCAGAGGTACATATTCATTTCATGAAGGATATATACATAAAAGATCATTATTTCCTGGAATTCAGCCATCCGGATGCGAATAAAAGTCAGGGGCTGAAGCTATGGGCACAGCACATGGGGCTGGATACAGCGGATGTTGTTGTCTTCGGCGACCATTTGAATGATCTGGGGCTGTTTGCTGCAGCGGGAACAGGTGTCGCGGTGGAGAATGCCCATGAGGATCTCAAAGCTGTCGCACATCGGATTACCGCATCCAACAATGAGAATGGTGTTGCAGTGTTTCTGGCAGAAACTATGAACAAGGGAGAGATGACAGGTGAGTGA
- a CDS encoding glycoside hydrolase family 9 protein codes for MSEQRLRTITVNQAGYSSAGEKLALFTGEVSRFRVVNLQTGSVVFTGETGEGVEDKPSGSRVHTGIFSAVTTPRQYRIEDEDGQASPAFVIADKPYGDLQQGLLKAFYYYRCGVELSGEYAGPWGHEACHLAAGTVIGQPELKLDSCGGWHDAGDYGKYSGPGAKAVADLLLAWELYPAAFAGAFTLPESDGLMPDVLLECKVELDWLFKMQETGSGAVYHKLTTQNFPGLEVMPEEDTAELYFSPVSAAATGDFAGVMAMAARVYKPFDEAYAARCLEAAVTAWNWLEAHPEEPGFTNPPGITTGEYGDEEDRDERFWAAAELFRTTGGEQYHSAARELAKLPFPKYSLGWADMGGYGTLAYLLNGEAQSEPYLYAELKQGLLAEAARLLRQSRKDGYRISLLEEDYIWGSNMLVMNNAMLLLAAEHFSGNAEYADCALDHLHYLLGRNVLGISYVTGFGEHAVMHPHHRPSVGDNVAEPVPGLVSGGPDRGLHDEYVQEHLQGKPAAQCFVDHEASYSTNEVTIYWNSPAVFVTARFNS; via the coding sequence GTGAGTGAACAGCGTCTTCGTACCATTACAGTGAACCAGGCGGGTTATTCCAGTGCAGGGGAGAAGCTTGCCCTATTTACCGGAGAGGTGTCCCGTTTCCGTGTTGTTAATCTGCAGACTGGAAGCGTTGTATTTACCGGAGAGACAGGGGAGGGAGTGGAGGATAAGCCAAGCGGGAGCCGTGTGCATACCGGTATATTCTCCGCCGTAACGACTCCCAGGCAATACCGGATCGAAGATGAGGATGGACAGGCTTCGCCTGCGTTTGTAATTGCAGACAAGCCTTACGGGGATCTGCAGCAGGGGTTATTGAAAGCCTTCTATTATTACCGCTGCGGAGTGGAGCTGAGCGGAGAGTACGCCGGACCCTGGGGACATGAGGCCTGTCATCTGGCAGCAGGAACGGTAATCGGCCAGCCGGAGCTGAAGCTGGATAGCTGCGGAGGCTGGCATGATGCAGGCGATTACGGGAAATATTCCGGGCCCGGTGCCAAGGCCGTTGCTGATCTGCTGCTGGCCTGGGAGCTGTATCCTGCAGCATTTGCCGGTGCCTTCACACTGCCGGAGAGTGACGGCCTGATGCCGGATGTACTGCTGGAATGCAAAGTCGAGCTGGACTGGCTGTTCAAGATGCAGGAGACCGGCAGCGGGGCTGTGTACCACAAGCTGACCACACAGAATTTTCCGGGGCTTGAAGTGATGCCGGAAGAGGATACGGCGGAGCTGTATTTCTCCCCGGTGTCCGCTGCGGCTACAGGTGACTTCGCCGGTGTGATGGCGATGGCGGCGCGGGTCTATAAGCCGTTCGATGAAGCGTATGCTGCCCGGTGCCTTGAAGCTGCAGTCACAGCCTGGAACTGGCTGGAGGCGCATCCAGAGGAGCCGGGCTTCACTAATCCACCGGGCATTACGACCGGAGAATACGGTGATGAGGAAGATCGCGATGAGCGCTTCTGGGCAGCGGCGGAGCTGTTCCGGACTACAGGCGGTGAACAATACCATAGCGCAGCCAGAGAATTGGCGAAGCTTCCATTCCCGAAATACAGCCTCGGCTGGGCCGATATGGGCGGCTATGGCACACTGGCCTATCTGCTGAACGGGGAGGCGCAATCCGAGCCATACCTGTATGCGGAGCTTAAGCAAGGTTTGCTGGCTGAAGCCGCACGCCTTCTCCGGCAGAGCCGTAAGGACGGTTACAGAATTTCGCTGCTGGAAGAGGACTATATCTGGGGCAGCAACATGCTGGTCATGAACAATGCTATGCTGCTGCTGGCGGCAGAGCATTTCAGCGGAAATGCTGAATATGCAGATTGTGCACTGGATCATCTGCATTATTTGCTCGGCCGCAATGTGCTGGGCATCAGCTATGTGACCGGCTTCGGTGAACATGCGGTTATGCATCCGCATCACCGCCCGTCAGTCGGAGACAATGTAGCCGAACCCGTTCCGGGTCTCGTATCAGGCGGGCCCGACCGCGGGCTTCATGATGAATATGTGCAGGAGCATCTGCAAGGCAAGCCGGCAGCCCAGTGTTTCGTGGATCATGAAGCCAGCTACTCGACGAATGAGGTCACCATTTATTGGAATTCACCTGCGGTATTCGTGACGGCAAGATTCAATTCCTGA
- a CDS encoding HAD family hydrolase yields the protein MQSFRVISLDMFQTLVNIQGRRAEVWKPILNQEFSEDKSRELGSQLLSHYFAVSTEARENGSFISSKEIYSRGFQKVFLQHGLDYDCLQAVDNLFAQHRLSAMYADTEAFLQRICGEYPVCIVSDTDELMLPDFYRNYQMTLFTSETYRSYKNDSHNRMFAEVIAHYGVEPEQIIHIGDSASDILGAARAGIKSCWMNRDQLAWEHEVKPDYTVGTLDEVYDLLSPVRPLPTDE from the coding sequence ATGCAGTCTTTCAGGGTCATTAGTCTGGATATGTTCCAGACTCTGGTGAATATTCAGGGCAGGAGAGCTGAAGTCTGGAAGCCGATCCTTAATCAGGAGTTCAGCGAAGACAAGTCCCGGGAGCTGGGCAGCCAGCTGCTCAGTCACTATTTCGCCGTATCAACCGAAGCCCGGGAGAACGGCAGCTTCATCAGCAGTAAGGAGATTTACAGCAGAGGATTTCAGAAAGTATTCCTGCAGCACGGCTTGGACTATGATTGCTTGCAGGCTGTAGATAACCTGTTTGCCCAGCATCGGCTGTCCGCAATGTATGCGGACACCGAAGCCTTCTTACAGCGCATATGCGGGGAATATCCGGTCTGCATTGTCAGTGATACAGATGAGCTTATGCTGCCTGACTTCTACCGGAATTATCAGATGACCCTGTTCACTTCAGAGACTTACCGGTCTTATAAGAATGACAGTCATAACCGGATGTTCGCTGAGGTAATTGCCCATTATGGTGTGGAGCCGGAGCAGATTATCCATATCGGAGATTCAGCCTCGGATATTCTGGGTGCAGCCAGAGCGGGAATTAAGTCCTGCTGGATGAACCGGGATCAGCTCGCCTGGGAGCATGAAGTGAAGCCGGATTATACCGTGGGAACACTGGATGAGGTCTATGACCTTTTATCACCAGTCCGTCCCTTACCCACAGATGAATAA
- a CDS encoding YfiT family bacillithiol transferase, with product MNNNLTEQDLELLKYPIGKFTAVENRTEEARQESLQIMKQLAAELRDAVAPLTAEQLDTPYRPGGWTVSQVVHHLADTGMYAYLRFKRGLTEEAPQVPSYRQDLWAEQSDYRDEPAASSLQLVELLNRRFATLLASLKPADYERVFVSGGLGTMTLDAAVQRYIWHSRHHLAQITSLIRRNGW from the coding sequence ATGAACAATAACCTGACAGAGCAGGACTTGGAGTTATTGAAGTATCCGATCGGGAAATTTACAGCGGTAGAGAACCGGACGGAGGAAGCGCGGCAGGAATCCCTTCAGATCATGAAGCAGCTGGCGGCTGAGCTTAGGGATGCTGTAGCGCCGCTTACAGCAGAGCAGCTGGATACTCCTTACCGTCCGGGCGGCTGGACAGTGAGTCAGGTCGTGCATCATCTGGCGGATACCGGCATGTATGCCTATCTGCGGTTCAAGCGGGGGCTGACGGAAGAAGCACCGCAGGTTCCGAGCTACAGGCAGGATCTGTGGGCGGAGCAGAGCGATTATAGGGATGAACCGGCGGCGTCCTCACTTCAGCTGGTGGAGCTGCTCAACCGGAGATTCGCGACCCTGCTGGCTTCACTGAAGCCGGCTGATTATGAACGGGTCTTCGTAAGCGGCGGCCTGGGCACAATGACGCTGGATGCCGCAGTTCAAAGATATATCTGGCATAGCCGCCATCATCTGGCCCAGATTACTTCACTAATCCGGCGGAACGGCTGGTAA
- a CDS encoding sensor domain-containing diguanylate cyclase, which translates to MPTPKRAEHKPKRKLSLTLLLMALVTMVFLLTTTILLVGSYQSKKKSLMATTLNLNYSNADRMSKTVDSLFRSMRSSLLYGAEKISAMDSAEPEAIDEYLELMRNSSNYFNSIIRVDAGGKVLNNSPAALGMVGKQIMSPPVLEALRLKNAYLSPSYTSSTTGRILFFMSEPLYNKDKQYLGQLGGTVYLQDYNILNMIFGNNTVDESGSYYYIVSSEGHLLFHPDKARMNEDVSDNEVVQRMMQGQSGEMMGRNTKGVLMLAGYSAVPANGWGVVVVSPVKVIKDQLLAHLRKIVSYTVIPFVILLLCVFVLAHRLAKPFVVLADLVNRIGKENVELPDLKPHWNREVDLLTKAVVIAWTDIQKQTNQLTQEAMTDLLTGLTNRRSLDLSMSQWIAARVPFSVIVLDVDKFKFVNDTYGHLAGDEVLRQVAEVLTANIRPGDVCARYGGEEFVLLLPRTRPEDAYNVAERIRQTLEKSKVPLPMQVTSSQGIAHYPTNGRTREELLGKADEALYTAKHTGRNRTVIARE; encoded by the coding sequence ATGCCTACACCAAAGAGAGCAGAACATAAACCCAAAAGGAAACTCAGTCTTACTTTGCTGCTCATGGCCCTGGTGACCATGGTGTTTCTGCTCACAACAACGATTCTGCTCGTTGGTTCTTACCAATCCAAGAAGAAATCCCTGATGGCTACCACGCTTAATCTGAATTACTCCAATGCGGACAGAATGAGCAAAACGGTGGATTCACTGTTCCGTTCGATGCGCAGCAGCCTGTTATACGGTGCTGAGAAAATATCCGCTATGGATTCCGCTGAGCCGGAAGCTATAGATGAATACCTTGAGTTAATGCGCAACAGCAGCAATTACTTCAATTCAATCATCCGGGTGGATGCCGGGGGGAAAGTGCTGAATAATTCACCCGCTGCCCTTGGAATGGTAGGCAAGCAGATTATGTCTCCTCCGGTGCTGGAAGCGCTGCGGTTGAAGAACGCATACCTGTCTCCTTCGTATACTTCATCCACGACCGGAAGAATACTTTTTTTCATGAGTGAACCGCTGTATAACAAAGACAAACAATATCTTGGCCAGCTCGGAGGTACGGTCTATCTCCAGGATTACAATATCCTGAACATGATATTCGGGAACAATACCGTCGATGAGTCGGGTTCCTATTACTATATCGTCAGCTCGGAAGGGCATCTGCTATTCCATCCCGACAAAGCACGAATGAATGAGGATGTAAGTGACAACGAGGTTGTGCAGCGGATGATGCAAGGGCAGAGCGGGGAAATGATGGGGCGCAATACCAAGGGTGTGTTGATGCTCGCTGGTTATTCGGCAGTTCCGGCTAACGGCTGGGGTGTTGTTGTGGTGTCACCGGTCAAAGTCATCAAGGATCAGCTGCTGGCTCATCTGCGCAAAATCGTATCGTATACTGTGATTCCATTTGTGATCCTGCTGCTGTGCGTATTTGTGCTGGCTCACCGGCTGGCGAAGCCGTTTGTGGTGCTTGCTGACCTAGTGAACCGAATCGGCAAAGAGAATGTTGAGCTTCCCGATCTGAAGCCTCACTGGAACCGGGAGGTGGACCTGCTGACCAAAGCGGTGGTCATTGCCTGGACGGATATCCAGAAGCAGACAAACCAGCTTACTCAAGAGGCCATGACGGACCTGCTGACAGGACTTACGAACCGCAGATCCCTGGACCTGAGCATGAGCCAATGGATTGCGGCGCGGGTGCCTTTTTCTGTAATCGTTCTGGATGTGGATAAATTCAAATTCGTTAACGATACATACGGCCATCTGGCCGGGGATGAGGTGCTGAGACAGGTCGCTGAAGTTCTTACCGCAAATATCCGCCCGGGTGATGTGTGTGCCCGTTACGGGGGAGAGGAATTTGTGCTGCTGCTCCCGCGGACCAGACCTGAGGATGCTTACAATGTGGCCGAACGGATCCGCCAGACGCTTGAGAAAAGCAAGGTACCCTTGCCGATGCAAGTCACCTCCTCCCAAGGGATTGCCCATTATCCTACGAATGGCCGTACGCGCGAAGAGCTGCTGGGGAAGGCGGATGAAGCTTTATATACTGCGAAGCATACCGGCCGGAACCGGACCGTGATTGCCCGCGAATAG
- a CDS encoding MerR family transcriptional regulator translates to MEGMTRGELARRAGLSAAAIRYYEDSGVLPVPGRTANGYRIYSDDYLVKLKFIKDAKSLGYSLKEIQAALALLGSEMDAQALKERVRDKITEIDEKIAALRSIQSMLAGLLKTPQDDIQDYLQSFQLTDNR, encoded by the coding sequence ATGGAAGGAATGACCCGCGGCGAGCTGGCCCGGCGGGCGGGACTGAGTGCGGCTGCCATCCGCTACTACGAAGACAGCGGCGTCCTGCCTGTCCCCGGGCGAACCGCGAATGGATACCGGATCTACTCCGATGATTATCTGGTGAAGCTGAAATTCATCAAGGATGCCAAATCACTGGGCTATTCGCTGAAAGAAATCCAGGCGGCGCTCGCGCTGCTCGGCTCCGAGATGGATGCCCAAGCGTTAAAGGAAAGAGTACGCGATAAAATCACCGAGATCGATGAGAAGATTGCAGCACTGCGCTCTATTCAGAGCATGCTGGCAGGCCTGCTCAAGACACCTCAAGATGATATCCAGGATTACCTGCAATCGTTCCAGCTCACGGATAACCGCTGA